The DNA region AACCAGTATTGTATCTTTATATTTAGTGTGCCCTATCGGGATGTATCTTTTATCCTGGGCGTGTACTCTGATACTTATGAGCAAGCCTGCAAAAATTAAAATGCTTGTTTTATTAATACCCATTATAATTATTCGATGCAGGAAAAGTAAAGGTTTATCCGTGCAATTATAAAATAATTATTTAAGTTATTTGTTTGTACAATATTTTATTGCGCTTTAAGCCGCGGATCAAAAGTGAACTTGTTTACACTGCTGATAGTTATTTTGTTATAATCGGGATGGGCCGGATTAAGCAGGTAATTATATTCCAGATCAATAATTGCCGATGGCACTTTTAATACGGCCGTTTCCATTTTACGAAGCCAGGTATCACCAAGCAATTGAGTAACCGGGTAGTTAATTACCTTATGCCAGTTAGCATTAAGTTTTTGGAGTTTGTTTACAGTGATTTCAAAAACAGGCAGGCTATCCGGTATCTGAAATATAATAACCGAAAAATCACCGGCATATAAAGCAGTACCGGGCGAGTGCGCCAGTTTTTCAAGACATGCAAGAGCCAGTGAACCGCCTGTATAGATCATATATTGTCCCAATGAATTCCATCGGCCGTCAATTCCTGAGCCTTTGCGGTCATGAGCATATTTGGTTTGACTTATCCGGTAAACGTTCAAAAGATAGAAGGAAAGATTAATAACCTATTTAGTGATCATAAATTTGCGTTAAAAATGCAATCAATAATTCACTAAATCATTAATTCAATAATTATTTTTAGGCAAGCACACCGTAATCAATACGGATAAGCTGACTTATTACAATACCAATGCCTGTTATGGTATCGAGTAAATCAAATGGGATAGCGTCAATACCCGGATTATAATGTTTTAGCCAGCCTTTAAACTCATCAAGGGAGCCAAAGGTGTCAAGGCCTTTATCAAAAAGCTCAAACAGTTGAATGATGTGCTCACTCAGCCCCTGGTTTAGCTCATGTGTGCTTTGCAAATGCTTACGCAAAGTAGGCTCGGTTATATGCAGCCATTTGGCAATATCACTTTGAGTAGCACCGGTTACCTTTACTAAATCAGTGATGGAATTTGAACGCAACCCTTGTTTTATAGCCCCAAGCTTGGCCAAAGGCGATTTAAAATAGGTTTCATAAGGCATCAGCAGATCATTAAAAACCTGCATAGGCGCATCGGTAAATACATAAGGGCGGGATGCAGCCTGCCCTTGCCTGCCTTCAATAGCTGTATTACGTTTAATTGCTTTGCTCATACACAAATGTAAATATTTTCTATTAAAAAAGAAAATATTTACATTTTATTCATTCCACCACCTATGCCCATCCGCTTATATTTGCTCAAATAAAAAATTACCAATAAAATTAGCAATTGTAAAAAATGTTCCCGACATTTGATTATTCTTTTATGCCAATCGGCATTTACAACATAATGAAACCCGATATATCTTCCTTTGATAACGCCGCCCAGGTTGAGCGGCTTATTGACAAATATTTCGCCTATATAAAGGGGAAATATCATATTGAACAAAAACCGGTAAAAAACAGTAAAGACAATGCAGAAACTATTGAACAAAAGGTTTGGGACCGTGAACCCGAACCCGCAACGCTATCAGGGCTGGCCCTTGCCCTTGGCTTTAGCAGCCGGCAGGAGTTTTATACTTATGTACAGCACGGCCCGTTTTCACAGGCAGTTAAACAAGGCGTTTTACGCGTAGAAGCTTGTTATGAAGCCCATCTGCACCAAAACGCAACCGGGGCAATGTTCGCGCTAAAAAACATGGGGTGGAACGAAAAACATGATCCATCACCAAATACAGAGGCAGGAAATGTTTTAACAGTAAACATCTTAAGCTCCGGCCCGCCCCCTGCCGGTAGCGAAAAAGAGGTAAAACTATAGGCCCGGTACCCGTTTGCAAGTTCAGGTACCAGATTTAAAAATCAGCAACAATGACCGATGAAGAAATAATCACCGACATTCCATTTAAAGAACCGGAAGGTTTTCACTGTTCTGTCCTGTTCAAACAAAATTATCTCTCAACCGCGCATGTGGTAATTAACCAGGGAGGCACCAGCAGCGGTAAAACATTTGCCATTGAGCAGGCGCTGTTTTGCCTTGCCTGCGAAAACCCCAAACAGGTGATCACCATAGTTGGACAGGATATCCCTAACCTTAAAGCAGGCGCCCTGCGCGATGCTCTAAATATATACAGCTCTTCGCCGGTATTACAGGCAAAAATTAAAAGCTATAATAAAAGCGACCGTATTTTCGAGTTTCTCAACGGTAGCATAATTGAGTTTAAAAGCTACGACAACGGACAGGACGCAAAATCCGGAAAGCGCGACTACCTGTTTATCAACGAAGCCAATGGCCTTACGTGGGATGTATATACAGAATTGGCCCTGCGCACCAAAAAGCGCATTTTTATTGACTATAACCCCAATACCGGCTTTTGGGTACATGAGCACTTAATTGGTAAACCGGGGGTACAACTTATAGTGTCCGACCATCGGCATAACCCGTTTTTA from Mucilaginibacter sp. SJ includes:
- a CDS encoding RES family NAD+ phosphorylase, whose product is MNVYRISQTKYAHDRKGSGIDGRWNSLGQYMIYTGGSLALACLEKLAHSPGTALYAGDFSVIIFQIPDSLPVFEITVNKLQKLNANWHKVINYPVTQLLGDTWLRKMETAVLKVPSAIIDLEYNYLLNPAHPDYNKITISSVNKFTFDPRLKAQ
- a CDS encoding antitoxin Xre/MbcA/ParS toxin-binding domain-containing protein — encoded protein: MSKAIKRNTAIEGRQGQAASRPYVFTDAPMQVFNDLLMPYETYFKSPLAKLGAIKQGLRSNSITDLVKVTGATQSDIAKWLHITEPTLRKHLQSTHELNQGLSEHIIQLFELFDKGLDTFGSLDEFKGWLKHYNPGIDAIPFDLLDTITGIGIVISQLIRIDYGVLA
- a CDS encoding terminase small subunit, which codes for MKPDISSFDNAAQVERLIDKYFAYIKGKYHIEQKPVKNSKDNAETIEQKVWDREPEPATLSGLALALGFSSRQEFYTYVQHGPFSQAVKQGVLRVEACYEAHLHQNATGAMFALKNMGWNEKHDPSPNTEAGNVLTVNILSSGPPPAGSEKEVKL